In one Kitasatospora cineracea genomic region, the following are encoded:
- a CDS encoding LytR C-terminal domain-containing protein, with amino-acid sequence MTGTPDDQNWFGQQPQPRPRPRQPHPQQPPAQPTAPPQPGYYAQQGHEGYEGYEQQGYEGHGQQPSSSPSPQSAYGQHDQYGAQYQQSGGYPQDPYGGGGQQAAAPGYPAQGYGQGGYDSSGYEASGYQPSGHESSGYGRGGYEQSGYQQGQGYEQGPGYEPGQGYEPGQSYEQPGYEAQGFEQRGYEGQFGGRPQGGGQSGGDAYGQQPYDPYHEQQQPAQGLHPQSAETRTQAPGQVLGQVPGQGTGPGAGAATGLGQVVGRSVPLASPGAASAAAGVVPPRARPGAPASAPGGASGAGGADAPGAEPSELVGGRAAAAAAARAKGKNGDSYTTGEFSFVDEQTEESEDAIDWLKFAESRSEVRAERRRRLRNRLVSLLVVVAVLASGGVGYLWWTGKLGGGDDAAAAAGGRYVNVVHLHDPQGKVTTALLVDDEGGRKATVLLLPDTLQLPSNGDSATTTIGKAPSELGASATRDGLSSVLGAKVAGTWRLDTPYLLLLVSQLGGVRVDTNAEVREDNKADGKVLAPAGKGVLLNGHAAVAYATLQAPGEKPDAQLARFGQVMAAVISTMPTTMPEATDDVRRMNMVADPSLPENALAGVLVNLAKQAKAGHLSTSVLTTKADGTLDDTTAGKQVKEILGGTIGSAKGTGGSTRVTIVNASGNGTSAAAAQVAVINSGMDPLPSSAKAPDQASSEIRYTDDAKQPAALTLATSMGLPDSAVKKVTEAQNADLVLVIGKDYQPPAQKTQ; translated from the coding sequence GTGACCGGAACGCCCGACGACCAGAACTGGTTCGGCCAACAGCCCCAGCCCCGGCCCCGGCCCCGGCAGCCCCACCCCCAGCAGCCGCCGGCGCAGCCGACCGCCCCGCCGCAGCCCGGGTACTACGCGCAGCAGGGGCACGAGGGGTACGAGGGGTACGAGCAGCAGGGCTACGAGGGGCACGGGCAGCAGCCGTCGTCGTCGCCATCGCCGCAGTCGGCGTACGGGCAGCACGACCAGTACGGCGCCCAGTACCAGCAGTCCGGGGGGTACCCGCAGGATCCTTACGGCGGCGGCGGGCAGCAGGCCGCCGCGCCCGGGTACCCGGCGCAGGGCTACGGGCAGGGCGGGTACGACTCCTCCGGCTACGAGGCGTCCGGTTACCAGCCCTCCGGGCACGAGTCCTCCGGGTACGGGCGGGGCGGGTACGAGCAGTCCGGGTACCAGCAGGGGCAGGGCTACGAGCAGGGACCGGGCTACGAGCCGGGACAGGGTTACGAGCCGGGACAGAGTTACGAGCAGCCCGGGTACGAGGCGCAGGGGTTCGAACAGCGCGGCTACGAAGGGCAGTTCGGCGGTCGGCCGCAGGGCGGCGGGCAGTCGGGCGGGGACGCGTACGGGCAGCAGCCCTACGACCCCTACCACGAGCAGCAGCAGCCCGCGCAGGGGCTCCATCCGCAGTCGGCCGAGACCCGGACGCAGGCTCCGGGGCAGGTGCTCGGCCAGGTGCCCGGGCAGGGGACAGGGCCGGGGGCCGGGGCGGCGACCGGGCTGGGTCAGGTGGTCGGGCGGTCGGTGCCGCTGGCGAGTCCGGGGGCGGCGTCGGCCGCTGCCGGGGTGGTGCCGCCGCGGGCGCGTCCTGGCGCTCCGGCGTCCGCGCCGGGTGGGGCGAGCGGTGCGGGCGGGGCGGACGCGCCGGGAGCGGAGCCGTCCGAGCTGGTCGGCGGGCGGGCTGCGGCAGCGGCGGCGGCCCGGGCGAAGGGCAAGAACGGGGACTCGTACACCACGGGCGAGTTCAGCTTCGTCGACGAGCAGACGGAGGAGTCCGAGGACGCGATCGACTGGCTGAAGTTCGCCGAGTCGCGCAGCGAGGTGCGGGCCGAGCGCCGGCGGCGGCTGCGCAACCGGCTGGTCTCGCTGCTGGTGGTGGTGGCGGTGCTGGCGTCCGGCGGCGTGGGCTACCTGTGGTGGACCGGGAAGCTCGGCGGCGGTGACGACGCGGCCGCGGCGGCCGGCGGCCGGTACGTCAACGTGGTGCACCTGCACGATCCGCAGGGCAAGGTCACCACCGCGCTGCTGGTGGACGACGAGGGCGGCCGGAAGGCGACCGTGCTGCTGCTGCCGGACACCCTACAGCTGCCCAGCAACGGCGACTCCGCCACCACGACGATCGGCAAGGCCCCGTCCGAGCTCGGTGCCTCCGCGACCCGCGACGGCCTCTCCTCGGTGCTCGGTGCCAAGGTGGCCGGCACCTGGCGGCTGGACACCCCCTACCTGTTGCTGCTGGTCTCCCAGCTCGGCGGCGTCAGGGTGGACACCAACGCCGAGGTGCGCGAGGACAACAAGGCGGACGGCAAGGTGCTCGCCCCGGCGGGCAAGGGCGTCCTGCTGAACGGGCACGCCGCCGTCGCCTACGCGACCCTGCAGGCCCCCGGCGAGAAGCCGGACGCCCAACTCGCCCGGTTCGGGCAGGTGATGGCCGCGGTGATCAGCACCATGCCGACCACCATGCCGGAGGCCACCGACGACGTGCGCCGGATGAACATGGTCGCCGACCCGTCGCTCCCCGAGAACGCGCTGGCCGGTGTGCTGGTCAACCTGGCCAAGCAGGCGAAGGCCGGACACCTGTCGACCTCGGTGCTCACCACCAAGGCCGACGGCACCCTGGACGACACCACGGCGGGCAAGCAGGTGAAGGAGATCCTCGGCGGCACCATCGGCAGCGCCAAGGGCACCGGCGGCTCCACCCGGGTCACCATCGTGAACGCCTCCGGAAACGGGACCTCGGCCGCCGCCGCGCAGGTCGCGGTGATCAACTCGGGCATGGACCCGCTGCCCTCCAGCGCCAAGGCACCGGACCAGGCGAGCTCCGAGATCCGCTACACCGACGACGCCAAGCAGCCTGCGGCCCTCACCCTGGCCACCAGCATGGGCCTGCCGGACAGCGCGGTGAAGAAGGTCACCGAGGCGCAGAACGCGGACCTGGTGCTGGTGATCGGCAAGGACTACCAGCCGCCGGCGCAGAAGACGCAGTAA
- the rsfS gene encoding ribosome silencing factor: MTVTDRSQELITVAAQAAADKLAHDIIAFDVSEVLSITDAFLIASAANDRQVRAIAEEIEDQLREKLDVKPVRREGEREGRWILLDYLDIVVHVQHSEERSFYSLDRLWKDCPELPLPEDALATRNRPENAVTDAAGNAVSGGDL, from the coding sequence GTGACCGTCACCGACCGAAGCCAGGAACTGATCACCGTCGCCGCGCAGGCGGCGGCCGACAAACTGGCGCACGACATCATCGCCTTCGACGTCAGCGAGGTGCTGTCGATCACCGACGCCTTCCTGATCGCCTCCGCCGCCAACGACCGCCAGGTGCGGGCGATTGCCGAGGAGATCGAGGACCAGCTGCGCGAGAAGCTCGACGTGAAGCCGGTGCGCCGGGAGGGCGAGCGCGAGGGCCGCTGGATCCTGCTCGACTACCTGGACATCGTGGTGCACGTCCAGCACTCCGAGGAGCGCTCCTTCTACTCGCTCGACCGCCTGTGGAAGGACTGCCCCGAGCTGCCGCTCCCCGAGGACGCGCTGGCCACCCGCAACCGGCCGGAGAACGCCGTCACCGACGCCGCGGGCAACGCCGTCTCCGGGGGCGACCTCTGA
- a CDS encoding histidine phosphatase family protein, which yields MSRSGAWPRIVFWRHGQTSWNLESRFQGSTDIELTDQGIFQAQRAARLLAGLRPDLLISSDLQRARRTAAELADLTGLEVHHHEGLRETYAGEWQGLTNAEIRARYPEQYEAWANGEQVRRGGGELATEVADRAVPVVLDAVDKLPEGGTLVVVSHGGTIRTMIGRMLGLDPQMWERFGGLSNCCWSVLGEDSRGWRLLEHNAGTLPQPVIGDET from the coding sequence CTGAGCCGGTCCGGGGCCTGGCCGCGCATCGTCTTCTGGCGGCACGGCCAGACCTCCTGGAACCTCGAATCGAGGTTCCAGGGCAGTACGGACATCGAGCTCACCGACCAGGGGATCTTCCAGGCCCAGCGGGCGGCCCGGCTGCTCGCCGGGCTCCGGCCCGACCTGCTGATCTCCTCCGACCTGCAGCGGGCCCGGCGCACCGCCGCCGAGCTCGCCGACCTCACCGGCCTCGAGGTGCACCACCACGAGGGCCTGCGGGAGACCTACGCGGGGGAGTGGCAGGGGCTCACCAACGCCGAGATCCGGGCCCGGTACCCGGAGCAGTACGAGGCGTGGGCGAACGGCGAGCAGGTGCGCCGCGGCGGCGGCGAGCTGGCCACCGAGGTGGCCGACCGGGCCGTCCCGGTGGTGCTGGACGCGGTGGACAAACTGCCGGAGGGCGGCACCCTGGTGGTGGTCAGCCACGGCGGCACCATCCGCACCATGATCGGCCGGATGCTGGGCCTGGATCCGCAGATGTGGGAGCGCTTCGGCGGCCTCTCCAACTGCTGCTGGTCGGTGCTCGGCGAGGACTCGCGCGGCTGGCGGCTGCTGGAGCACAACGCCGGCACCCTGCCGCAGCCGGTCATCGGCGACGAGACCTGA
- a CDS encoding tetratricopeptide repeat protein, whose product MADLVRKRNDELARILHQLGWSPERLAREVNAVLPAGMAISSTAPYKWRDRGMVPRSPHDQTVCEVLGRSVGIAVTYEQLWGQMGSHRGAKMLSPRLLTDPWTADTAQTALREAGADGAPVRLTDLFRGDELEQAARHWASPPPQVTGGEGALRIAPEQLADLQLSYESKQRLERTYGGGLILDLAKAELAMVGKLLELGSYDEPLGRKLYGAASRLARLVGWANYDMGNDAAAQRAFVAALRAAHVSGDPRLGVGVVGCLAVQATYNSGGRGLDPVAMLSTALRAADDVLTPCERALQLGRIARAHGRKGEQISAEAVAERAFRVLEDVPEHAQERADLEGMIGEGYLLLGEHEQARSLLLTAIDSLSMERARVKALLMVRLADSYRRTGERTEAERTADRARLLAAGMQSARVARALRDFDTAMRAEA is encoded by the coding sequence ATGGCCGACCTGGTGCGAAAACGGAACGACGAGCTCGCCCGGATACTCCACCAGCTCGGTTGGAGCCCGGAGCGGCTGGCCCGTGAGGTGAACGCGGTGCTCCCGGCCGGCATGGCGATCAGCTCCACCGCCCCGTACAAGTGGCGGGACCGGGGCATGGTGCCGCGCTCGCCGCACGACCAGACCGTCTGCGAGGTGCTGGGCCGCAGCGTCGGCATCGCGGTCACCTACGAGCAGCTCTGGGGGCAGATGGGCTCCCACCGGGGCGCCAAGATGCTCTCGCCCCGGCTGCTGACCGACCCGTGGACGGCCGACACCGCGCAGACCGCGCTCCGCGAGGCGGGCGCCGACGGCGCCCCGGTCCGCCTGACCGACCTGTTCCGCGGCGACGAACTGGAGCAGGCGGCCCGGCACTGGGCCTCCCCGCCGCCGCAGGTCACCGGCGGGGAGGGCGCACTGCGGATCGCCCCGGAGCAACTGGCCGACCTGCAGCTGTCCTACGAATCCAAGCAGCGGCTGGAGCGGACCTACGGCGGCGGCCTGATCCTCGACCTCGCCAAGGCCGAACTCGCCATGGTGGGAAAGCTGTTGGAGCTCGGCAGCTACGACGAGCCGCTCGGCCGCAAGCTGTACGGGGCGGCCAGCCGACTGGCCCGGCTGGTGGGTTGGGCCAACTACGACATGGGCAACGACGCCGCCGCGCAGCGGGCCTTCGTCGCCGCGCTGCGGGCCGCGCACGTCTCCGGCGACCCGCGGCTCGGCGTCGGCGTGGTCGGCTGCCTCGCCGTCCAGGCGACGTACAACTCCGGGGGGCGGGGACTGGATCCGGTGGCGATGCTCTCCACCGCGCTGCGGGCCGCCGACGACGTGCTGACCCCGTGCGAGCGGGCCCTGCAGTTGGGGCGGATCGCCCGGGCGCACGGCCGCAAGGGGGAGCAGATCAGCGCGGAGGCGGTCGCCGAGCGGGCGTTCCGGGTGCTGGAGGACGTGCCGGAACACGCCCAGGAACGGGCCGACCTGGAGGGGATGATCGGCGAGGGGTACCTGCTGCTCGGCGAGCACGAGCAGGCGCGCAGCCTGCTGCTGACCGCGATCGACTCGCTCTCGATGGAACGGGCCCGGGTCAAGGCGCTGCTGATGGTGCGCCTCGCCGACTCCTACCGCCGCACCGGCGAGCGCACGGAGGCGGAGCGGACCGCCGACCGGGCCCGGCTGCTCGCGGCGGGCATGCAGTCGGCGCGGGTGGCCCGGGCCCTGCGGGACTTCGACACCGCGATGCGCGCGGAGGCGTAG
- the leuS gene encoding leucine--tRNA ligase: MSETTPASGAAEAATEPFRYGAALAAEIESRWQDLWEKEGTFNAPNPTGPLADGSPVATKPHSFIMDMFPYPSGSGLHVGHPLGYIATDVYARFQRMNGHNVLHTLGYDAFGLPAEQYAVQHGVHPRVSTEDNIANMRRQLRRLGLGHDPRRSISTIDPEYYRWTQWIFLQIFNSWYDEAAGKARPIAELIAEFESGAREVPGGRDWAGLSGIERDEVLGEYRLAYSKEVPVNWCPGLGTVLANEEVTADGRSERGNFPVFKSNLRQWMMRITAYADRLIGDLDLLDWPEAIKLQQRNWIGRSEGARVDFPVGGDTVTVFTTRPDTLFGATYMVLAPEHALVDTIVPAEWPAGTRDEWTGGAADPASAVAAYRAAAAAKSDVERQADAKVKTGVFTGAFAANPVSGEQIPVFIADYVLMGYGTGAIMAVPAHDSRDFAFAQAFNLPMRCVVQPTDGRGEDPHTWDGAFDTYDSVLVNSERDGLSLNGLSVIDAKARVTAWLSERGIGEGTVNYRLRDWLFSRQRYWGEPFPIVYDESGAMHALPESMLPVEVPEVDDYSPHTYDPDDAASSPKTPLSRNEDWVNVELDLGDGVKTYRRETNTMPNWAGSCWYELRYVDPVNSSAVVDPANESYWMGPTAEKPAGGVDLYVGGAEHAVLHLLYARFWHKVLHDLGYVSSVEPFHKLFNQGMITADVYRDDRGFPVPAAEVEERDGQYYWDGEPVRREAGKMGKSLKNAVAPDEIADEYGADTLRLYEMAMGPLDVSRPWDTRAVVGSYRFLQRLWRNVVSEVTGELVVTEEEPDEATLRALHKAIDGIRGDMAGMRFNTAVAKAIELNNFLVKRGSTPRSVAEQIVLLVAPLAPHIAEELWRRLGHEESLAFADYPVADPAYVVDETVTCVVQIKGKVKARLEVPPSISDAELEAMALADPAVVAAVGGAEVRKVIARAPKLVNIVTA; encoded by the coding sequence ATGAGCGAGACGACCCCCGCTTCCGGCGCGGCCGAAGCCGCCACCGAGCCTTTCCGCTACGGCGCCGCGCTGGCCGCCGAGATCGAGTCCCGCTGGCAGGACCTGTGGGAGAAGGAGGGGACGTTCAACGCCCCCAACCCGACCGGCCCGCTGGCCGACGGCTCGCCCGTCGCCACGAAGCCCCACAGCTTCATCATGGACATGTTCCCGTACCCGTCGGGTTCGGGCCTGCACGTCGGCCACCCGCTGGGGTACATCGCCACCGACGTCTACGCCCGCTTCCAGCGGATGAACGGCCACAACGTCCTGCACACCCTGGGCTACGACGCCTTCGGCCTGCCCGCCGAGCAGTACGCGGTGCAGCACGGAGTGCACCCGCGGGTGTCCACCGAGGACAACATCGCCAACATGCGCCGCCAGCTGCGCCGGCTGGGCCTGGGCCACGACCCGCGCCGCTCGATCTCCACGATCGACCCCGAGTACTACCGCTGGACCCAGTGGATCTTCCTGCAGATCTTCAACTCCTGGTACGACGAGGCCGCCGGCAAGGCCCGCCCGATCGCCGAGCTGATCGCCGAGTTCGAGTCCGGCGCGCGCGAGGTGCCGGGCGGCCGCGACTGGGCCGGGCTGTCCGGCATCGAGCGCGACGAGGTGCTGGGCGAGTACCGGCTGGCCTACTCCAAGGAGGTGCCGGTCAACTGGTGCCCCGGCCTGGGCACCGTGCTGGCCAACGAGGAGGTCACCGCGGACGGCCGCTCCGAGCGCGGCAACTTCCCGGTGTTCAAGTCGAACCTGCGCCAGTGGATGATGCGCATCACCGCTTACGCGGACCGCCTGATCGGCGACCTGGACCTGCTGGACTGGCCCGAGGCGATCAAGCTGCAGCAGCGCAACTGGATCGGCCGCTCCGAAGGCGCCCGGGTGGACTTCCCGGTCGGCGGCGACACCGTCACCGTCTTCACCACCCGCCCCGACACCCTGTTCGGCGCCACCTACATGGTGCTGGCCCCCGAGCACGCCCTGGTCGACACGATCGTCCCCGCCGAGTGGCCGGCCGGCACCCGCGACGAGTGGACCGGCGGCGCCGCCGACCCGGCCTCCGCCGTCGCCGCCTACCGGGCCGCGGCCGCCGCCAAGTCCGACGTGGAGCGCCAGGCCGACGCCAAGGTCAAGACCGGTGTGTTCACCGGCGCCTTCGCGGCCAACCCGGTCAGCGGCGAGCAGATCCCGGTGTTCATCGCCGACTACGTGCTGATGGGCTACGGCACCGGCGCGATCATGGCCGTCCCGGCGCACGACAGCCGCGACTTCGCCTTCGCGCAGGCGTTCAACCTGCCGATGCGCTGCGTGGTGCAGCCGACCGACGGGCGCGGCGAGGACCCGCACACCTGGGACGGCGCCTTCGACACCTACGACTCGGTGCTGGTCAACTCCGAGCGCGACGGCCTGTCGCTGAACGGCCTGTCCGTGATCGACGCCAAGGCCCGGGTCACCGCCTGGCTGAGCGAGCGGGGCATCGGCGAAGGCACCGTCAACTACCGTCTGCGCGACTGGCTGTTCAGCCGCCAGCGGTACTGGGGCGAGCCCTTCCCGATCGTCTACGACGAGAGCGGCGCGATGCACGCGCTGCCCGAGTCGATGCTGCCGGTCGAGGTTCCCGAGGTGGACGACTACTCGCCGCACACCTACGACCCCGACGACGCCGCCTCCTCGCCGAAGACCCCGCTGTCCCGCAACGAGGACTGGGTCAACGTCGAGCTGGACCTGGGCGACGGCGTCAAGACCTACCGCCGCGAGACCAACACCATGCCCAACTGGGCGGGTTCGTGCTGGTACGAGCTGCGCTACGTCGACCCGGTCAACTCCTCCGCGGTGGTCGACCCGGCCAACGAGTCCTACTGGATGGGCCCGACCGCCGAGAAGCCGGCCGGCGGCGTCGACCTGTACGTCGGCGGTGCCGAGCACGCCGTGCTGCACCTGCTGTACGCCCGCTTCTGGCACAAGGTGCTGCACGACCTGGGCTACGTCTCCTCGGTCGAGCCGTTCCACAAGCTGTTTAACCAGGGCATGATCACCGCCGACGTCTACCGCGACGACCGGGGCTTCCCGGTGCCCGCGGCGGAGGTCGAGGAGCGCGACGGCCAGTACTACTGGGACGGCGAGCCGGTCCGCCGCGAGGCGGGCAAGATGGGCAAGTCGCTGAAGAACGCGGTCGCCCCCGACGAGATCGCCGACGAGTACGGCGCGGACACGCTGCGCCTGTACGAGATGGCGATGGGCCCGCTGGACGTCTCCCGCCCCTGGGACACCCGCGCCGTGGTCGGCTCCTACCGCTTCCTGCAGCGGCTGTGGCGCAACGTCGTCTCGGAGGTCACCGGCGAGCTGGTGGTCACCGAGGAGGAGCCGGACGAGGCGACGCTGCGCGCCCTGCACAAGGCGATCGACGGCATCCGCGGCGACATGGCCGGCATGCGGTTCAACACCGCGGTGGCCAAGGCCATCGAGCTGAACAACTTCCTGGTGAAGCGCGGCTCCACGCCGCGTTCGGTGGCCGAGCAGATCGTCCTGCTGGTCGCCCCGCTGGCGCCGCACATCGCCGAGGAGCTGTGGCGCCGCCTGGGCCACGAGGAGTCGCTGGCCTTCGCGGACTACCCGGTCGCGGACCCGGCGTACGTGGTCGACGAGACCGTGACCTGCGTCGTGCAGATCAAGGGCAAGGTCAAGGCCCGCCTGGAGGTCCCGCCGTCGATCTCGGACGCCGAACTGGAGGCGATGGCCCTGGCCGACCCGGCCGTGGTCGCGGCCGTCGGCGGTGCGGAGGTGCGCAAGGTCATCGCCCGCGCGCCGAAGCTGGTGAACATCGTCACTGCCTGA
- a CDS encoding DegV family protein has product MPGHLALVTDSTAYLPQQAVDRHRIQVVPLSVAVGDEVFAEGVEISPKDVAEALRSKQRVTTSRPSPETFAAAYRAAAEAGARGVVSIHLSAELSGTVEAAQLAAAAAPIPVRVVDSRLVGMALGGCVLAAAESVAALEAARAGSVPGDGDGDGGGGGDGGGGDGAVGAGTAVADLDQVVASAEARAAGTAGFFYVDTLEHLRRGGRIGTAQALVGSALAVKPLLHLSGGRIEPLEKVRTASRAIARLEEIAVEWAAQQPVDITVHHLAAAHRAEPLAERLRERVPGLRELYVSEVGAVIGAHVGPGLLAVVVSPVVASPH; this is encoded by the coding sequence ATGCCCGGCCACCTCGCACTTGTCACGGATTCCACCGCGTATCTGCCCCAGCAGGCGGTGGACCGTCACCGAATCCAGGTGGTCCCGCTCAGCGTCGCGGTGGGTGACGAGGTCTTCGCCGAAGGTGTCGAGATCTCCCCGAAGGACGTTGCCGAAGCCCTGCGCTCCAAGCAGCGGGTGACGACGTCCCGCCCCAGCCCCGAGACCTTCGCGGCCGCCTACCGGGCGGCCGCCGAAGCCGGTGCGCGCGGCGTCGTCTCGATCCACCTGTCAGCCGAACTCTCCGGCACCGTGGAAGCCGCCCAGCTGGCGGCTGCCGCAGCACCGATCCCGGTCCGAGTGGTCGACAGCCGGCTCGTCGGGATGGCCCTGGGCGGCTGCGTGCTGGCCGCTGCCGAGTCGGTCGCGGCCCTGGAAGCGGCCCGCGCAGGTTCGGTGCCCGGGGACGGGGACGGGGACGGGGGCGGGGGCGGGGACGGCGGCGGCGGTGACGGGGCTGTGGGCGCCGGTACTGCTGTGGCGGACCTCGACCAGGTGGTCGCCTCCGCCGAGGCCCGGGCCGCCGGTACCGCCGGTTTCTTCTACGTCGACACCTTGGAACACCTGCGGCGCGGGGGCCGGATCGGCACCGCCCAGGCGCTGGTCGGCTCCGCGCTGGCGGTCAAACCGCTGCTGCACCTCTCCGGCGGGCGGATCGAGCCGTTGGAGAAGGTTCGTACGGCCTCCCGGGCGATCGCCCGGCTGGAGGAGATCGCGGTCGAGTGGGCGGCGCAACAGCCGGTGGACATCACCGTTCACCACCTGGCCGCCGCGCACCGGGCCGAGCCACTGGCAGAACGGCTGCGGGAGCGGGTGCCCGGGCTGAGGGAGCTCTACGTCAGCGAGGTCGGTGCTGTCATCGGCGCGCACGTCGGCCCCGGCCTGCTGGCCGTCGTGGTGTCCCCGGTCGTTGCGTCGCCGCACTGA
- a CDS encoding ComEA family DNA-binding protein, with translation MRTITTPQARRRLTTATARARLDRILPADLSTDPGLLALAFPPDDADGGLPGPAHDLETVSAGLPEREDGADRAVEPPGAARANAPVPSNPDPPPALSAPRLLELYGAPVHPGRTAPAVTREPVDLGLAVDTAPTRRGSRLGSPPERDPPGGASASNHAAPDDAASPEQPAAPDLPGGSGPGPRPGPVPSSSEPPPTPNSATVSHPAPPKLPLRFRLPAAFALDRRAVLGLTVLLVLATGYAVQHFWLGRPHPVAVPAIAIAESVSDRTAEGAPALQPTGPSLVIDIGGKVQHPGLRTLPAGSRVADALAAAGGPLPDTDTSFLNLARPLTDGEQILVGAEPPPGVAATAGPAGPVSLNRANADQLDSLPGVGPALAQRILQYRLAHGPFQSLDQLRHVPGIGPRKYEDLKSLLTL, from the coding sequence ATGAGGACCATCACCACACCCCAAGCCCGCCGTCGCCTGACCACCGCAACCGCCCGAGCCCGCCTCGACCGGATCCTCCCGGCGGACCTGTCCACCGATCCCGGCCTTCTCGCACTCGCCTTTCCTCCAGACGACGCGGACGGCGGGCTGCCGGGACCGGCGCACGATCTGGAGACCGTTTCGGCCGGGCTGCCGGAGCGCGAGGACGGCGCCGACCGGGCTGTTGAACCACCCGGCGCAGCACGGGCGAACGCGCCAGTGCCGTCGAACCCCGACCCGCCGCCGGCACTGTCGGCGCCGCGCCTCCTCGAGCTGTACGGCGCGCCCGTGCACCCCGGGCGGACGGCACCAGCCGTCACCCGTGAACCCGTCGACCTTGGCCTTGCCGTCGACACCGCACCGACCAGGAGGGGCAGTCGACTTGGTTCGCCGCCGGAACGAGATCCGCCCGGCGGCGCGTCGGCCTCGAACCATGCCGCCCCGGACGATGCCGCCTCGCCGGAGCAGCCGGCCGCGCCCGACCTCCCCGGCGGCAGCGGGCCCGGCCCACGACCGGGCCCGGTCCCTTCGTCATCCGAACCCCCACCGACCCCGAACTCCGCCACCGTGTCTCATCCGGCCCCGCCGAAACTGCCCTTGCGGTTCCGCCTCCCTGCCGCGTTCGCCCTGGACCGCCGGGCCGTGCTCGGTCTGACCGTCCTGCTCGTTCTCGCCACCGGTTACGCCGTCCAGCACTTCTGGCTCGGCCGACCGCACCCCGTTGCCGTCCCGGCCATCGCCATCGCCGAATCCGTCTCCGACCGAACCGCGGAGGGAGCCCCAGCACTCCAACCGACCGGACCGTCCCTGGTCATCGACATCGGCGGGAAAGTCCAGCACCCCGGCCTACGAACCCTCCCCGCGGGTTCGCGGGTCGCCGATGCCCTGGCCGCCGCCGGCGGACCGCTCCCCGACACCGACACCAGCTTCCTCAACCTCGCCCGGCCGCTGACCGACGGGGAGCAGATCCTCGTAGGGGCCGAGCCCCCTCCCGGCGTTGCGGCGACCGCCGGCCCCGCAGGTCCTGTGAGCCTCAACCGGGCCAACGCGGACCAGCTCGACTCACTCCCCGGCGTGGGGCCCGCGCTGGCCCAGCGCATCCTCCAGTACCGCCTCGCCCACGGCCCCTTCCAATCCCTCGACCAGCTCCGCCACGTTCCCGGCATCGGCCCGCGGAAGTACGAAGACCTCAAATCGCTCCTGACCCTCTGA